The window CTCTTAAAATTGTGGACAGCGTCTGTCAATCAACATCCTAAATAAATACATCAAGTTTCAACCAACAAAAATCCTAAAtggtatactactccctccgttccaaattacttgtcgcaggtatggatgtatctagatgtattttagttccagatacatccatttctacgacgagtaatttggaacggaggaagtaggaaGCAAGACAGAGTGGAGTCTGACACCTGGACCATCATACATGGAGGGTGTACAAGATAAACCACAGACACACACAAGGGCAGAGTGAGAGTGGATTGGAGAAAGCAGAGGAGAGGAAGGCAGGGGAGCGCGGGATCTCGCTCCAACCTGCGCCACACGATGGCTCCAACCCCCAGCCCACCATATCCCACCCTCCCGCCACAACTTCTCTCCGCTGACTCACCACCACTTGCCGCCCACCGGACCGGAGCAAGGGACCGACCATGGCCACCGAGGTGGTGGCGCTCTCGCCGGCCTCCCGCCTGCCGTCCCTCTCCTCCAGGCCTAACGCtctagccgcctcctcctcccggtCCCGAGCACCTCGCGGCGCCCGTGCCCCCAGTTCACCGCTGGCGCTCACCACCTCCACGGGGCACCGGCGCaaagcgctcctcctcctccggccccgCGCCACCGAGCAGCAAGGGCAGGTGCAGCAGCAGGACGAGGAGGTGGTGGACGGCAACGTGCTCCCCTACTGTAGCATcgacggcaagaagaagaagaccatcgGGGAGATGGAGCAGGAGTTCCTACGAGCCCTGCAGGTACGTACAACTGATTCAACTTCTTCATGTTTCGATCGATTGCTCTGCTTCTTATCCACATGTACTCTCTTCTTGTGCAGTCCTTCTACTACGACCAGAAGGCCATCATGTCCAACGAGGAGTTCGACAACCTCAAGGAGGAGCTCATGTGGgaaggcagcagcgtcgtcatgctAAGTACGCCGCCCTGACAAACTGAATTTCCAGCTGCAGCTGCTGGTGTCTGATTCAAACCCCCGTCCATTTTCCTGCTGTTTTCAGGCGCCGATGAGCAGAGGCTGCTGGAAGCCTCCATTGCCTACATCGCCGGCAACCCCATCATGTCAGATGCGGAGTTCGACGAGCTCAAGCTTAGACTCAAGGTACCCCCAGCATCAGCATGGGCTATGATTCCATATCATTCTGGTTTCTGAATGAGATATGGAAATGCTAACAAATATTCAGTTAAACGTTCAAAACCACACACCTACTGTCACACATACTCTGCTCGTCAGGGTATTCCTCTCGCTGGACAAAATTAATATTATCATAGGACATGCTAGAGATAATGCAGTTAAAGATAGTAGATGCTTAAACATAGACACTCTGCTCACTAGGATATTAGTATGCTCTAAGTAACACAAATTAATATTTCTATGATCATTTTCGTAACTGGCCTTTCTTTTCTGCCTGCTACCTTTGCTAGCAAGATGGAAGCGACATCGTGACGGAAGGCCCCAGGTGCAGTCTACGGAGTCGGAAGGTAACTGATGATAAAAAAATAATAATCATACAGCAGTGATACTCTGCTGTAATATTTCCATTCTTTTATAGTGTTATCTGTTCACATTGATTCAAATTCAAGTAAGTCACTTCGGTTTGTATGGATGGATACTGCAACCCCCCATTGCCATGTGCAGTATGCCTGAAATTAGTCGACAGACACACCTTATATCGTGCTAAAAGCTCCGAAATCAAACTGCCAAAAATGCTGCTGCAACTTTTCATCCATTTCGTGATTCGTATTTGGTAAAATGTAATTGCCGGCCCCTTTTTTGCTCTACTCTGACCATCTACAAAACGTGGCACAGGTTTACAGCGATCTGACCGTTGACTACTTGAAGATGTTCCTGCTCAATGTTCCAGCAACTATTGTTGCTCTAGGACTGTGAGTTCATTGACATTCTTTCCTGAAAGAGTTTACTACTTGTACAATATTCATTCAAGTTGGATGAAACTGATTGCAACACAGGCTTCTTCTGTCACTTTAAGCAGGGATACTGACTGAGTTATGCTAATCATAGCTAATATTGACGTTTTAAATTTACATTTAGGTTCTTTTTCATCGATGAGCTGACTGGCTTTGAGGTCAATGTATTCCAGGTTAGTTAGTGTTTACTAATTTGCATACCCTACTCAATATTGCAATCACATAAACATCCGTGGCCAGATATGTGGCCCATATTTTGTCACATCTTCTTAGTTAATCTGTTCATAGCTTTTTTCTTTTCTAATTGACTTTACATTTTTATGAACAATGAAGTTTCCGGAGCCCTTTGGCTTCATATTCACGTATTTTGCCGCTTTGCCTCTGATATTGGTAACGGCGCAAGTGGTAACCAAGGCCATAATAAATGATGTCTTAATCCTGAAGGTTTGTTATTCTCCCTTTCCCAATGCACACTTTGATGTATATATTGAGGTTGAGAGAAACTCACGGTTTTTCTTGCCGTCTAGGGGCCGTGTCCGAATTGCGGCACTGAAAATCTTTCCTTCTACGGGACGATACTGTCGATCGAGAGTGGTGGAGCAACAAACAATGTGAAGTGCGCAAAGTATGTTCCTTTAACTATCTCgctccatatttcgcaaaaaaaaaactatcTCGCTCCATGTTACCCATATCAGAGTTCTGAAGTACTGACATACTTGTTTCTAGCAACTATTAACATTACTGCGATGTTTTCTTTCTTCCCAGTTGCAAAACAGTGATGGTATACGACTCAAAAACTCGGCTGATCACACTTCCAGATTCATGAAGAGGATAATTATAGGTATGTGTCACTGTATCAGTCCTGTGGTAGCATATCTTGTCGCTTCCTGTGATTGACAGGGTGTCACTTTTACTCCCATGCAATTTGTTCTGCATTTCTACAAGGTTCATTATGGGAGAAGAAAACTAgaatatgattttttttgtttaTATTCAAGCCATATTAGTTATACGTGGTGCAGATATATAGGAACTTATATTGTTACTTTATGCAACTTTGATGTAACAGTGGCACTTCATTAACAGGGAGGAGCAACGAGATGCAGAGTTTGCCATTCATGCTTGGTAATTAAGTGAGCAAATGGAATTGTCAAGTCTGCAACAAACTGCTAGCTGCTTCTGTGTTGTAGTATGATTTTCTGTAGATATCTACTTGCAATTGTACCAGATTGGCACGAATGAAGCTGCACAATGTATAGAAGACCAAGATGGTTGTGAGCCTATGACATTAAACCGATCGATGCATATATGTACTCCTTGCCAATCGTCATGCGCCAtgataaaaaggaaaaagagaaataaGTGATTGCAAGGCCCAGTACATTGGCCACTGGACCATGGGACCATGGGTTGTGACCCACTGCGCAAGTGACGATGTTTCCTCTATTTTTAGGCCCATTGTGCAAGTGATAGCTTTAGGCTCGCCATTCGTGCCTCCCGCGATGAAACTCTGCACTTGTTTTCACTGGTCGCATGGGTCCTCACCCTTGTATACAAAAGAACGAAACACCTCATGCGCATCTAAAAAAGTAAACCATAGTTTTTTCTAAAACAAGCATTTCCTCACATAAATCTCACCTCCATCTTCACAAGAAAAACAAAACCTTTCTAAAAAACCCCACCTCCATCTAAAAAGACATTTTCTCACCTCAGCCAACCAGCGGCCGTCACTTGTCATAGCTGGTTGCTCTCCCAGCAACTCCCCCTTAATGGGTTTAATATCTACCTTCTTCTAAAAAAACTACCTTCCACTTTTTGAAATCACATTTGCAAGAACTGGAAGGTGTCCCAATATGAGAATCGAACAAGAAAGCTAACTGAAGTGGCTAATTACTTGGTTTGCGACTTGATTTTCAGGGCGAAAACTCATGAACTGGCTTCGGTGGTTGGATCAGGGCAACAACGACGCTTGCACATCGTGCCCTTTCTGACAGTGTTGTTGTCGGAGAACCTTACTAGTAGTCATTGTGTTCTAAAGATATATGATTGGTGTCAATGGACATTGCTATAGTTCATTGTTTGTTGTTTTGATCGCTTCCGTTTTTTTCTCTTTTCGATTTTATGTctaggcatagctttggtcttgtatgactttgctcTTTGCTGGCGTGacccttttgtgtgtgtgtgtgtgtgtgtgtgtgtgagagagagagagagagagagagagagagttggttGTGTGTCTTACTTATGTAGATGTCAGGTGTGTACTTATTGTGTTTGTAACCAGTTGATGTTTTATTATGAGTCAGTAAGAAATGCCCTTTATCGAATTTTTGTTTACTTGGTTTGCTAATTATGAAGTATAAAGTAGACATACGGTCAAAATAGATTATTGAGCCTCTTGTAATATTTAAGACCTGTTTTGACTCGAAAAGGATGAATTTCTACGCTAATGCTTTGATGAAAATCTCCTCAGAAACACCTTATATGCTCtagatttttcttcttctattttttGTTAATTTAATCATTAACTAAACAAAATTATGAAGACATTTCTAATACCATACATTGTGGATACTACTACATAGATATTTAAGGGTACACACACAAACACTATATTCATGCAAATATCACAAAGTAATCTAGAAAACATGTGATCTTATCTTTCTTCTTTTCTAGCATTTAAGAGGATCTACTTAATTTTTTGAGGTAAAAATACATTGAACAAAAACCTAATGTACACTTGACATGTTTAGGCTTTGAAACAATATATGAACTAAGATTGCAATTTGAAACAAAAGAACTTATAAAAGGTAAATACAAAGTTAGTATAAATAATGATATTTATTTAAGCTCGTACCATGGCACAACAATTGTTTATATTGGTCCTCGGGTTTACCCACTGGGTACTGGGTTGGCTGTTAGGGCAGAGGTGGATGTAGAAAGGTATCCGCCACATCCTAAAAAACTAGCCCATTATTAGTATCTGTAATAGAAATACATTTAGCCCAAGAAGGTTAGGGTTGTATGACCTAAGGCTATATGCACCCAATTAATACCTAACCGATCGATCCCACGACTACTAGCGTAACGTAACCCGacgcaggaatctcaatcgcattgGTTGTAGCCCTAGCGCTGGCAGCGCGATAGTGGCAGGACGACGTTGCATCACGGCAACAGGACAGGACCGACGTCTAGTAGCGGTAGGCCGACGGCCACGGCCAACATGTAGATAGGAAACAAAATTGTGTA is drawn from Triticum dicoccoides isolate Atlit2015 ecotype Zavitan chromosome 4A, WEW_v2.0, whole genome shotgun sequence and contains these coding sequences:
- the LOC119287277 gene encoding PGR5-like protein 1A, chloroplastic — protein: MATEVVALSPASRLPSLSSRPNALAASSSRSRAPRGARAPSSPLALTTSTGHRRKALLLLRPRATEQQGQVQQQDEEVVDGNVLPYCSIDGKKKKTIGEMEQEFLRALQSFYYDQKAIMSNEEFDNLKEELMWEGSSVVMLSADEQRLLEASIAYIAGNPIMSDAEFDELKLRLKQDGSDIVTEGPRCSLRSRKVYSDLTVDYLKMFLLNVPATIVALGLFFFIDELTGFEVNVFQFPEPFGFIFTYFAALPLILVTAQVVTKAIINDVLILKGPCPNCGTENLSFYGTILSIESGGATNNVKCANCKTVMVYDSKTRLITLPDS